The following coding sequences are from one Prosthecobacter sp. window:
- a CDS encoding alkaline phosphatase family protein, whose translation MFRSFLLSLLAASAAFAAPAEHVILVSIDGWAHHYFDDPKCHMPTVKALAANGVRAKRMECSFPTVTWTNHTTLVTGVHPGKHGVLANAYFDRATRKKVPLIPDPIFNKDEIVKTPTIYDAAKAAGLTTAGVIWPASRGAKTLDWTVPDVFEQELFEKYSTPSLLEEARAAGIPIEKQMEWCKLGNGGKAQRDYMYSQLAQHIIKKHKPNFLAIHLVSLDSFEHAHGRQVPEAYWAANDSDNRVADLIRATEEAGIRDKTTFVITTDHGFVTYTKSINPNALLRKDGLVKSVLGKSLAPDSQVFAMAEGGASFVYVLDEANRDSILKQITPKLAKMEGVSGIVEAKDFDRKLHHLTADKDGREPDLVLLAGDGYTFTDSLADSAEIIPNDPPKGAHGHFHGDANLYGAFVISGAGVKQGAVIEDIKNIDVTPTMAKLLGVPFPNADGRVLGEALK comes from the coding sequence ATGTTCCGCTCCTTCCTTCTCTCACTTCTCGCAGCATCGGCTGCTTTCGCGGCCCCCGCCGAGCACGTCATCCTCGTCAGCATCGACGGCTGGGCGCATCATTACTTTGATGATCCCAAGTGTCACATGCCGACGGTGAAGGCGCTCGCGGCGAACGGCGTGCGGGCGAAGCGCATGGAGTGCTCGTTTCCGACCGTGACGTGGACAAACCACACCACGCTCGTCACCGGCGTGCATCCTGGCAAGCATGGGGTGCTGGCGAACGCCTATTTTGACCGTGCGACACGGAAGAAGGTGCCGCTCATCCCCGACCCGATCTTCAACAAGGACGAGATTGTCAAAACGCCGACGATTTACGACGCAGCCAAAGCCGCCGGCTTGACCACGGCGGGCGTCATCTGGCCCGCGTCACGCGGAGCTAAGACGCTCGACTGGACCGTGCCGGATGTGTTCGAGCAGGAGCTGTTCGAGAAATACAGCACGCCTTCGCTGCTTGAAGAAGCTCGCGCGGCAGGCATCCCCATCGAAAAGCAGATGGAATGGTGCAAACTGGGCAACGGGGGCAAGGCGCAGCGTGATTACATGTACTCGCAACTCGCGCAGCACATCATCAAGAAACACAAGCCGAACTTCCTGGCGATCCACCTCGTCAGCCTCGATTCCTTTGAGCACGCGCACGGCCGACAGGTGCCGGAGGCCTACTGGGCGGCGAATGACTCGGACAATCGCGTGGCGGACCTGATTCGCGCCACGGAAGAAGCGGGTATTCGTGACAAAACGACTTTTGTCATCACCACTGACCACGGTTTCGTCACTTACACAAAGTCCATCAACCCCAACGCGCTGTTGCGGAAGGATGGTCTCGTGAAATCCGTGCTCGGCAAGAGCCTCGCGCCCGACTCCCAGGTCTTCGCCATGGCCGAAGGCGGTGCCTCCTTTGTTTATGTGCTCGATGAAGCCAATCGCGACAGCATTCTCAAGCAGATCACTCCCAAGCTCGCGAAGATGGAAGGCGTGAGCGGTATCGTGGAAGCCAAGGACTTCGACCGCAAGCTCCACCACCTCACCGCCGACAAAGATGGCCGCGAGCCTGATCTCGTGCTGCTCGCAGGCGATGGCTACACCTTCACCGATTCCCTGGCCGACTCGGCCGAAATCATCCCCAACGACCCGCCGAAGGGCGCACACGGCCATTTTCACGGCGATGCGAATCTCTACGGTGCCTTTGTCATCAGCGGAGCCGGTGTGAAACAAGGCGCGGTGATCGAAGACATCAAGAATATCGACGTCACACCGACGATGGCCAAGCTGCTCGGCGTCCCCTTCCCGAATGCGGACGGACGAGTGCTGGGCGAGGCGCTCAAGTAG
- a CDS encoding squalene/phytoene synthase family protein — translation MTSGTLSPEQITRRAKSNLAFALACLPKERRRDMIAFYAFCRVVDDIADAPDVGEEEKERELTRWKQCVEEGKPPGHPVLDEVVLLPAKYGFPRAWLGEIIDGVASDITKTRYETFEELLGYCYKVASVVGLVSIEIFGHTNPATREYAINLGYALQFTNIIRDVGQDARDTGRIYLPQSELRQFGVLESEILDARPSPRFIKMMEFQYRRARDYYQAAQKALPPEDRKNMVASEIMAAIYSRILEKLKREKFPVFTKRCRLNNIHKVWILGSHLIKARFGR, via the coding sequence ATGACCAGCGGCACGCTTTCTCCTGAACAGATCACGCGGCGGGCGAAGTCGAACCTCGCTTTTGCGCTCGCCTGCCTGCCGAAGGAACGCCGCCGCGACATGATCGCGTTCTACGCCTTCTGCCGCGTTGTCGATGACATCGCCGATGCCCCGGACGTCGGCGAGGAGGAAAAAGAACGCGAACTGACCCGCTGGAAGCAGTGTGTGGAGGAAGGCAAGCCGCCGGGGCATCCGGTGCTCGATGAAGTGGTGCTGCTGCCTGCCAAATACGGCTTCCCGCGTGCCTGGCTCGGCGAGATCATCGACGGCGTCGCCAGCGACATCACCAAGACGCGCTACGAGACCTTCGAGGAGCTGCTCGGCTACTGCTACAAGGTCGCCAGCGTCGTCGGCCTCGTCAGCATCGAGATTTTCGGCCACACGAACCCCGCCACCCGCGAATACGCCATCAACCTCGGCTACGCGCTGCAATTCACCAACATCATCCGCGATGTCGGCCAGGACGCTCGCGACACCGGCCGCATCTACCTGCCGCAGAGCGAACTGCGCCAGTTCGGCGTGCTGGAGAGCGAAATCCTCGACGCACGGCCCAGTCCGCGTTTCATCAAGATGATGGAGTTTCAGTATCGCCGTGCGCGTGACTACTACCAGGCCGCGCAGAAGGCGCTGCCGCCCGAAGATCGTAAAAACATGGTCGCCTCCGAGATCATGGCTGCCATCTACTCGCGCATCCTCGAGAAGCTCAAGCGCGAGAAGTTCCCGGTCTTCACCAAGCGCTGCCGCCTGAACAACATCCACAAGGTGTGGATTCTCGGCAGCCACCTGATCAAGGCGCGGTTTGGACGCTGA
- a CDS encoding L,D-transpeptidase family protein, with the protein MLPLAGLVIFALFPSESHAQLGRAVRQVIVAQAATWDSNTATLQCWQRASSREPWQAAFAKPVPVLLGRKGLAWGRGVFNPPQNGVPAKVEKDWKAPAGMFQLGSLFGYATTAPGGARWPYIQVGPWDAYVDDSNSPYYNKHVRIDPRQGIPPWFEKQKMRLGDAAYKWMLEIRHNQQPATPGYGSAIFFHVRRGPTTPSAGCTTMAEADLTRMLRWLDPSAAPHYVLLPKADYAALRTAWGLP; encoded by the coding sequence ATGCTCCCTCTGGCTGGACTCGTCATTTTCGCCCTGTTCCCCTCGGAATCTCACGCACAGCTCGGTCGTGCTGTCCGCCAGGTCATTGTTGCCCAGGCGGCCACTTGGGATTCCAACACAGCCACCTTGCAGTGCTGGCAGCGTGCTTCCAGCCGTGAGCCGTGGCAGGCGGCATTCGCCAAGCCCGTTCCTGTTTTACTGGGCAGGAAGGGCCTCGCCTGGGGCCGGGGAGTGTTCAACCCGCCACAAAACGGCGTTCCCGCCAAGGTCGAAAAAGACTGGAAGGCTCCGGCAGGCATGTTCCAGCTCGGTTCCCTGTTTGGCTACGCCACCACTGCTCCCGGCGGTGCTCGCTGGCCCTACATCCAGGTCGGACCGTGGGACGCGTATGTCGATGACTCGAACTCGCCGTATTATAACAAGCACGTCCGCATCGACCCACGTCAGGGCATTCCGCCGTGGTTTGAGAAGCAAAAAATGCGCCTCGGGGACGCCGCCTACAAGTGGATGCTGGAAATCCGCCATAATCAGCAGCCCGCCACACCCGGCTACGGCAGCGCCATCTTTTTCCATGTGCGTCGCGGTCCCACCACACCCAGCGCAGGCTGCACGACGATGGCTGAGGCCGATCTCACCCGCATGCTCCGCTGGCTGGATCCCTCCGCCGCTCCACACTACGTCCTGTTGCCCAAAGCCGACTATGCGGCCTTGCGCACGGCGTGGGGGCTGCCTTGA
- the nadA gene encoding quinolinate synthase NadA has product MVATAAPSLVEEIRRLKKERNAVILAHNYQDRAIQEIADYVGDSLGLAYKAKETEADVIVFCGVHFMAETAKIVNPGKIVVLPDANAGCSLEQSCPGPQLEAFLKANAAKNYYVIAYINCSGHVKALSDCICTSGNADKIVAAAPKDRPILFVPDQNLGSWVMERTGRKMDLWKGACYVHVEFTRDSIQKIKDEYPDAKVVAHPECTYAVRMLADEVCSTEKMVGYCRNSPASAFIIVTESGMLHRLEREVPGKTFIPGPTGHCACADCRYMKLNTLQKLHDCLRDLTPRVEMPEDLRQRAEKPILRMLELSR; this is encoded by the coding sequence ATGGTCGCCACCGCCGCCCCCAGCCTCGTCGAAGAAATCCGCCGCTTGAAAAAGGAACGCAACGCCGTGATCCTGGCGCATAATTACCAAGATCGCGCCATTCAGGAGATCGCCGACTATGTGGGCGACTCACTCGGCCTGGCCTACAAGGCCAAGGAGACCGAAGCGGATGTGATCGTCTTCTGTGGCGTGCATTTCATGGCGGAGACGGCCAAGATCGTGAATCCGGGCAAGATCGTGGTGCTGCCGGATGCGAATGCCGGCTGCTCACTGGAGCAAAGCTGCCCCGGACCGCAGCTTGAGGCTTTCTTGAAGGCGAACGCGGCCAAAAACTACTACGTCATCGCCTACATCAACTGCAGCGGCCATGTGAAGGCGCTGAGCGACTGCATCTGCACCAGCGGCAATGCCGACAAGATCGTCGCCGCCGCGCCGAAGGATCGCCCAATCCTCTTCGTGCCGGATCAAAACCTCGGCTCGTGGGTCATGGAACGCACGGGTCGCAAAATGGATCTCTGGAAGGGCGCGTGCTATGTTCACGTCGAGTTCACTCGCGACAGCATTCAAAAGATCAAAGACGAATACCCGGACGCCAAGGTCGTCGCGCATCCCGAATGCACGTATGCGGTGCGCATGCTGGCCGATGAGGTGTGCAGCACGGAAAAAATGGTCGGTTATTGCCGCAACAGCCCGGCCAGCGCCTTCATCATCGTCACAGAAAGCGGCATGCTGCATCGCCTGGAACGCGAAGTGCCGGGCAAGACTTTCATTCCTGGTCCCACCGGCCACTGCGCCTGCGCCGACTGCCGCTACATGAAGCTCAACACGCTGCAAAAGCTCCACGACTGCCTGCGTGATCTCACTCCGCGTGTCGAGATGCCTGAAGACCTGCGTCAGCGTGCTGAGAAGCCGATCCTGCGGATGCTGGAGCTTAGCCGGTGA
- a CDS encoding PQQ-binding-like beta-propeller repeat protein yields the protein MKLTAALLLTSLSFQSAALAENWPNWRGPNQDGSSSETGLPVKFSPTEGVKWAVAVPGIAASVPVIWGDNVFITAPIAAEKKLVALCYDKQTGKEKWRVTISEGDEVQWDDKSNLASPSAATDGDRVYFLFANAIAAACDFSGKIVWKRDFKETHGAFATQWTYGSSPTIDSGKLYVQVLQRNETFKFQDKFEKGTAGKDLSSYILAIDPANGKDLWKQIRPSTAKIESLEAFSSPVFTTYKDQRLMLISGGDTLTIHDAATGKEFSRVATWNPPGEGYNSFFRLVPSPVVGDGMAIVCAPKNSPIFAIPLDAKGETQPAWQTEPKGVTSDVPTPAFYKGKFYVLDGGKKLLSCLEPKTGKVLWTGELGGKTKFESSPTVADDKVYCINFWGEVYVAKANTDKFELLGMNEMGDGSKPNGNAASVRASISVSDSSLFIRTQDKLYRVGK from the coding sequence ATGAAACTCACCGCCGCCCTCCTTCTCACCTCACTTTCGTTTCAATCTGCTGCTCTCGCCGAAAACTGGCCGAACTGGCGCGGCCCCAATCAAGATGGTTCCAGCAGCGAAACCGGCCTGCCGGTGAAATTCAGCCCCACCGAGGGTGTGAAGTGGGCCGTGGCCGTGCCCGGCATCGCCGCGTCCGTTCCTGTCATCTGGGGAGACAACGTCTTCATCACCGCGCCCATCGCCGCCGAGAAAAAGCTCGTGGCCCTTTGCTACGACAAACAAACGGGGAAAGAAAAATGGCGTGTCACCATCTCCGAGGGCGACGAGGTGCAGTGGGACGACAAGAGCAATCTCGCCAGCCCATCGGCTGCCACCGATGGCGACCGCGTTTACTTCCTTTTTGCGAACGCCATCGCCGCAGCGTGTGATTTCAGCGGCAAGATCGTCTGGAAGCGTGATTTCAAGGAAACACATGGTGCCTTCGCCACGCAGTGGACCTATGGCAGCAGCCCGACCATCGACAGCGGCAAGCTCTACGTCCAAGTGCTGCAGCGCAACGAGACCTTCAAGTTCCAGGACAAATTCGAAAAAGGCACGGCGGGCAAGGATCTGAGCAGCTACATCCTCGCCATCGACCCGGCCAACGGGAAGGACCTCTGGAAGCAAATCCGTCCCAGCACCGCGAAGATCGAGTCTTTGGAGGCTTTCAGCAGCCCGGTGTTCACCACTTACAAGGATCAGCGCCTCATGCTCATCTCCGGCGGTGACACGCTCACCATCCACGATGCCGCCACGGGCAAGGAATTCTCCCGTGTCGCCACCTGGAACCCGCCGGGCGAAGGCTACAACAGCTTCTTCCGTCTCGTCCCCTCACCCGTCGTCGGCGATGGCATGGCGATTGTCTGCGCACCGAAGAATTCGCCCATTTTTGCCATTCCTCTCGATGCCAAAGGCGAAACGCAGCCCGCCTGGCAGACGGAACCGAAAGGCGTGACGAGCGACGTGCCCACACCCGCCTTCTACAAAGGCAAATTTTACGTCCTCGACGGCGGCAAGAAGCTGCTGAGCTGCCTGGAGCCGAAAACCGGCAAGGTGCTGTGGACGGGCGAACTCGGTGGCAAGACCAAGTTTGAGAGCAGCCCCACCGTGGCCGACGACAAAGTGTATTGCATCAACTTCTGGGGCGAAGTCTATGTCGCCAAGGCAAACACCGACAAGTTTGAGCTTCTCGGCATGAATGAGATGGGCGACGGCTCCAAGCCGAACGGCAACGCCGCCAGCGTCCGCGCCAGCATCTCCGTCAGCGACAGCAGCCTTTTCATCCGCACGCAGGACAAGCTGTATCGCGTTGGTAAGTGA
- a CDS encoding 4-alpha-glucanotransferase, with product MPSIQPRRAGILIPVFALRTSEDLGIGDTGGVRQLIDWAAETSLGFVQFLPINATGGDSSPYNAISSVALDYLTLELTPAVIPELDDKFYHSITGILRADLLRQGSVEYPKVRRLKNTLLRRAFSQIELQPERLAKFEAFCVQEAGWLDDFCLFRVLMEEHGHEDWTNWREDLNTAAKARAWRDDAQADEIDHRILFHAYVQWLCFSQWREVRAYANGKGIKLMGDIPFGISWCSADVFFHPEQFDLEWSGGAPPETYFKDDYFVQRWGQNWGIPLYRWDVMEHGGFQWWRQRTQKLTEVFDIFRIDHVLGFYRIYSFPWRPQRNAEFCHLTDEEARLLTGDRLPHFIENDDDTPEHKATNLVQGDKYLRVILAAAGKAEVVAEDLGTVPDYVRPHLLSLDVPGFKVCQWENDSQGRVVMGGDYDNCAFTTYATHDHEPMKTLWDHRRHDSHSSDESDWARADKELRSLADFAGLRFTSGTDWPEYDSHIRRALLEALLTSNARFAAFMLTDLFGLEDRFNVPGIAADSNWSARLPMTVAEMRQAAPWKEESDWLKKTIKRAERAI from the coding sequence ATGCCCAGCATTCAGCCGCGCCGCGCCGGCATTCTCATCCCCGTTTTCGCCCTTCGCACCTCCGAGGACCTCGGCATAGGCGACACTGGAGGCGTGCGGCAGCTCATTGACTGGGCAGCGGAGACCAGCCTCGGCTTTGTGCAGTTCCTGCCCATCAATGCCACGGGTGGCGACAGCAGCCCCTACAATGCCATCAGTTCCGTCGCGCTGGACTACCTCACGCTCGAACTCACTCCCGCCGTCATCCCGGAGCTGGACGACAAGTTCTACCACAGCATCACCGGCATTTTGCGCGCGGATCTGCTGCGGCAAGGTTCGGTGGAATACCCGAAGGTGCGCCGTTTGAAAAACACGCTGTTGCGCCGTGCCTTCAGCCAGATCGAGCTTCAGCCGGAGCGGCTGGCGAAATTTGAGGCATTCTGCGTGCAGGAAGCCGGCTGGCTCGATGATTTCTGTCTCTTCCGCGTCTTGATGGAAGAGCACGGTCATGAGGATTGGACGAACTGGCGGGAAGACCTCAACACCGCCGCCAAGGCCCGTGCCTGGCGCGACGATGCCCAGGCCGACGAGATCGATCACCGCATTCTCTTCCATGCCTATGTGCAATGGCTTTGCTTCAGCCAGTGGCGCGAGGTGCGTGCCTACGCGAACGGGAAGGGGATCAAGCTCATGGGAGACATCCCCTTCGGCATCTCCTGGTGCAGTGCGGATGTGTTCTTTCATCCCGAGCAGTTTGATCTCGAATGGTCTGGCGGCGCTCCGCCGGAAACCTATTTCAAGGACGACTACTTTGTGCAGCGCTGGGGGCAGAACTGGGGCATCCCGCTCTATCGCTGGGATGTCATGGAGCACGGCGGCTTCCAGTGGTGGCGGCAGCGCACCCAAAAGCTCACCGAGGTCTTCGACATCTTCCGCATCGACCACGTCCTCGGCTTCTACCGCATCTACAGCTTTCCCTGGCGGCCGCAGCGCAATGCCGAGTTCTGCCACCTCACCGATGAAGAAGCCAGGCTCCTCACCGGCGACCGCCTGCCTCATTTCATCGAAAACGACGACGACACGCCCGAGCACAAGGCTACCAACCTTGTCCAAGGGGACAAATACCTGCGCGTCATCCTCGCTGCTGCCGGGAAGGCCGAGGTGGTGGCCGAAGACCTCGGCACCGTGCCCGATTACGTCCGACCGCACCTACTTAGCCTCGACGTTCCCGGATTCAAGGTGTGCCAATGGGAGAACGACAGCCAGGGGCGTGTGGTCATGGGCGGTGATTACGATAACTGCGCCTTCACCACGTATGCCACGCACGACCACGAGCCGATGAAAACGCTCTGGGACCACCGCCGCCACGATTCGCACAGCAGCGATGAATCAGACTGGGCGCGCGCTGACAAAGAACTGCGTTCCCTCGCTGATTTTGCCGGCTTGCGCTTCACCTCCGGCACCGACTGGCCGGAATACGACAGCCACATCCGCCGTGCCCTGCTCGAAGCCCTGCTCACCAGCAACGCCCGCTTCGCCGCCTTCATGCTCACCGATCTCTTCGGCCTGGAAGACCGCTTCAACGTCCCCGGCATCGCCGCCGACAGCAACTGGAGCGCCCGCCTGCCCATGACTGTGGCTGAGATGCGTCAGGCCGCACCGTGGAAAGAAGAGAGTGACTGGCTCAAGAAAACCATCAAGCGTGCGGAGCGTGCGATCTGA